A genome region from Streptomyces pratensis includes the following:
- a CDS encoding D-arabinono-1,4-lactone oxidase — MTDTYARTADTWRNWAGNVTARPARVESPASVDELADVLRRASEDGLTVKPVGTGHSFTAAAATDGVLVRPDLLTGIRDIDRTAMTVTVEAGTPLKRLNVALAREGLSLANMGDIMEQTVAGATSTGTHGTGRDSASISAQILALELVTADGTVLRCSAGEHPDVFTAARIGLGALGVVTAVTFAVEPVFLLTAREEPMTFDRVATDFDQLVTENEHFEFYWFPHTGNCNTKRNNRSAGPAAPPGRVRGWIEDELLSNGMFQVACSLGRAVPGAIPSVARISSRALSARTYTDIPYKVFTSPRRVRFVEMEYAVPREAAVEALRELKAMVERSPLRISFPVEVRTAPADDIALSTASGRESAYIAVHLYRGTPYQAYFTAVERLMTGYEGRPHWGKIHTRDSGYLAGAYPRFGEFTAVRDRLDPDRLFANDYLRRVLGD, encoded by the coding sequence ATGACGGACACCTACGCACGGACGGCGGACACGTGGCGGAACTGGGCGGGTAATGTCACCGCCCGGCCGGCGCGCGTGGAGTCCCCCGCCTCGGTCGACGAGCTCGCCGACGTGCTCCGCAGGGCGTCCGAGGACGGTCTGACCGTCAAGCCCGTCGGCACCGGTCATTCGTTCACCGCGGCCGCCGCCACCGACGGGGTCCTCGTACGCCCGGATCTGCTCACGGGCATCCGGGACATAGACCGCACGGCGATGACGGTGACGGTCGAGGCCGGCACGCCGCTGAAGCGCCTCAACGTCGCGCTCGCCCGCGAGGGGCTCTCCCTCGCCAACATGGGCGACATCATGGAACAGACGGTCGCCGGAGCCACCTCCACGGGCACCCACGGCACAGGCCGCGACTCGGCGTCGATCTCCGCCCAGATCCTCGCGCTGGAGCTGGTCACGGCCGACGGCACGGTGCTTCGCTGCTCGGCGGGCGAGCACCCTGACGTGTTCACCGCGGCCCGGATCGGGCTCGGAGCGCTCGGCGTGGTCACAGCGGTCACGTTCGCGGTGGAGCCGGTCTTCCTGCTCACGGCCCGCGAGGAGCCGATGACCTTCGACCGGGTCGCCACTGACTTCGATCAGCTGGTCACGGAGAACGAACACTTCGAGTTCTACTGGTTCCCGCACACCGGCAACTGCAACACCAAGCGCAACAACCGGAGCGCGGGGCCAGCGGCTCCGCCCGGCCGGGTCAGAGGCTGGATCGAGGACGAACTCCTCTCCAACGGAATGTTCCAGGTCGCCTGCTCGCTCGGCCGTGCGGTCCCGGGAGCCATCCCCTCCGTCGCCCGCATATCCAGCCGCGCCCTGTCTGCCCGTACGTACACCGACATCCCGTACAAGGTGTTCACCAGCCCCAGGCGGGTGCGCTTCGTCGAGATGGAGTACGCCGTGCCGCGCGAGGCGGCGGTCGAGGCCCTGCGTGAGCTCAAGGCCATGGTGGAGCGCTCACCCCTGCGGATCAGCTTCCCGGTGGAGGTCCGCACGGCACCCGCGGACGACATCGCGCTCTCCACGGCCTCGGGCCGGGAGAGCGCGTACATAGCTGTGCATCTGTACCGGGGCACGCCCTATCAGGCGTACTTCACGGCGGTCGAGCGGCTCATGACGGGTTACGAGGGGCGCCCGCACTGGGGCAAGATCCACACCCGGGACTCCGGCTACCTGGCCGGGGCCTACCCCCGCTTCGGCGAGTTCACCGCCGTACGGGACCGGCTCGACCCGGACCGGCTGTTCGCCAACGACTACCTGCGCCGCGTGCTCGGGGACTGA
- a CDS encoding MFS transporter gives MPSPYRAIFAAPGSREFSAAGFFGRMPLSMMGIGVVTMVSQLTGRYGLAGALSATLAMAAAVMGPQVSRMVDRYGQRRVLRPVTLFAAASVAGLLVCAQQRLPDWTLFVFAAGAGCVPSVGSMVRARWAEIYRGSGRQLHTAYAWESIIDEVCFIFGPIVSIGLSTAWFPEAGPLIAGVFLVIGVFWLTAQRATEPRPHPKEHHTGGSAMRSPGLQVLVVTFVATGAIFGAVDVVTVAFAEERGHKAAASLVLAVYALGSCLAGAVFGLLHLRGKPSTRWLSGVCAMAVSMIPLQLAGSLPFLAVALFVAGLAIAPTMVTTMALVEQHVPRTQLTEGMTWTSTGLAVGVALGSSAAGWVVDASGAEAGYAVPAVAGALAAAVAFLGYRRLAEPVPTGGRGEDDGHLRTDGGHVAELGG, from the coding sequence TTGCCCAGCCCCTACCGCGCCATCTTCGCCGCCCCGGGAAGCCGGGAGTTCTCGGCGGCCGGATTCTTCGGCCGGATGCCGCTGTCCATGATGGGGATCGGCGTGGTGACGATGGTGTCCCAGCTGACCGGCCGTTACGGACTGGCGGGTGCGCTCTCCGCGACGCTCGCCATGGCGGCGGCCGTCATGGGGCCGCAGGTCTCGCGGATGGTCGACCGGTACGGGCAGCGCCGTGTGCTGCGTCCCGTCACGCTGTTCGCGGCCGCGTCGGTCGCGGGGCTGCTGGTCTGCGCACAGCAGAGGCTGCCCGACTGGACCCTGTTCGTCTTCGCCGCGGGCGCCGGCTGCGTCCCCAGTGTGGGGTCGATGGTCCGGGCGCGCTGGGCGGAGATCTACCGGGGTTCCGGGCGCCAGTTGCACACCGCGTACGCGTGGGAGTCGATCATCGACGAGGTGTGCTTCATCTTCGGGCCCATCGTCTCCATCGGTCTGTCCACCGCCTGGTTCCCCGAGGCCGGCCCCCTCATCGCGGGGGTGTTCCTGGTGATCGGCGTCTTCTGGCTGACGGCTCAGCGGGCCACCGAGCCGAGGCCGCACCCGAAGGAGCACCACACGGGCGGCTCGGCCATGCGCTCGCCCGGGCTCCAGGTGCTGGTGGTCACCTTCGTCGCCACCGGGGCGATCTTCGGAGCGGTGGACGTGGTGACGGTGGCCTTCGCCGAGGAGCGCGGCCACAAGGCGGCGGCCAGCCTCGTTCTCGCGGTCTACGCCCTCGGTTCCTGCCTCGCGGGAGCCGTCTTCGGCCTCCTGCACCTGCGGGGGAAGCCGTCCACCAGGTGGCTGTCGGGGGTGTGTGCGATGGCCGTGAGTATGATCCCCCTCCAACTGGCCGGGAGCCTGCCGTTCCTGGCCGTGGCGCTCTTTGTCGCGGGCCTCGCCATCGCACCGACGATGGTCACCACGATGGCCCTCGTCGAACAGCACGTACCGCGCACCCAGCTGACCGAGGGCATGACCTGGACCAGTACCGGGCTCGCGGTCGGAGTGGCGCTCGGCTCCTCCGCCGCAGGCTGGGTGGTCGACGCCTCGGGGGCCGAGGCGGGGTACGCGGTGCCCGCCGTGGCGGGAGCGCTCGCGGCCGCGGTGGCGTTCCTGGGGTATCGCCGGCTCGCGGAGCCGGTCCCTACGGGAGGGCGCGGGGAAGATGACGGACACCTACGCACGGACGGCGGACACGTGGCGGAACTGGGCGGGTAA
- a CDS encoding ferrochelatase, giving the protein MSDLRDPAPYDALLLLSFGGPEGPDDVVPFLANVTRGRGIPEERLKEVGKHYFLFGGVSPINAQNRALLDALRKDFADHALDLPVYWGNRNWAPYLTDTLREMITDGHRRIAVLATSAYASYSGCRQYRENLAESLSALEAEGLPVPRVDKLRHYFNHPGFVRPMVDGVLASLDGLPDDVRAGAHLAFTTHSIPTSAADTSGPVGTHGAGGSYVAEHLDVARLISEAVREETGVDHPWKLVYQSRSGAPHIPWLEPDICDHLEALHGDGVPAVVMAPIGFVSDHMEVLYDLDTEATAKAAELGLPVRRSATVGADPRFAAAVRELVLERAAAEQDRPVAPCALGALGPSHDLCPVGCCPARTLKPAAAGADSPF; this is encoded by the coding sequence ATGTCCGATCTGCGTGATCCCGCTCCCTACGACGCCCTGCTGCTGCTCTCCTTCGGCGGTCCCGAAGGCCCTGACGACGTGGTCCCGTTCCTGGCGAACGTGACGCGTGGCCGGGGCATCCCCGAAGAGAGGCTGAAAGAGGTCGGCAAGCACTATTTCCTCTTCGGCGGCGTGAGCCCGATCAACGCGCAGAACAGGGCGCTGCTCGACGCCCTGCGCAAGGACTTCGCGGACCACGCCCTGGATCTCCCGGTGTACTGGGGCAACCGCAACTGGGCCCCGTACCTCACCGACACCCTCCGCGAGATGATCACGGACGGCCACCGCCGGATCGCCGTGCTCGCCACCAGCGCCTACGCCTCGTACTCCGGCTGCCGGCAGTACCGCGAGAACCTGGCGGAGTCGTTGTCCGCCCTGGAGGCGGAGGGGCTCCCGGTGCCCCGGGTGGACAAGCTGCGGCACTACTTCAACCACCCCGGCTTCGTACGGCCGATGGTCGACGGCGTGCTGGCGTCGCTGGACGGTCTCCCCGACGACGTCAGGGCGGGGGCACACCTGGCGTTCACCACGCACTCCATCCCGACCTCCGCGGCAGACACCTCCGGGCCGGTCGGGACGCACGGCGCCGGCGGCTCCTACGTGGCCGAGCACCTGGATGTGGCACGGCTGATCAGTGAGGCCGTGCGCGAGGAGACCGGCGTCGACCATCCGTGGAAGCTCGTCTACCAGTCGCGCAGCGGCGCCCCGCACATCCCGTGGCTGGAGCCCGACATCTGCGACCACCTGGAGGCACTCCACGGCGACGGTGTCCCGGCGGTCGTCATGGCCCCCATCGGCTTCGTGTCCGACCACATGGAGGTGCTGTACGACCTCGACACGGAGGCCACCGCGAAGGCCGCCGAGCTCGGGCTGCCCGTGCGCCGCTCCGCGACGGTGGGCGCGGACCCCCGGTTCGCCGCCGCCGTGCGTGAGCTGGTCCTGGAGCGCGCCGCCGCCGAACAGGACCGCCCGGTGGCGCCCTGTGCCCTGGGCGCGCTCGGCCCCTCCCACGACCTCTGTCCGGTCGGCTGCTGCCCGGCCAGGACGCTCAAGCCGGCCGCCGCGGGCGCCGACAGCCCGTTCTAG
- a CDS encoding inositol monophosphatase family protein, whose amino-acid sequence MTDPLLTELLDLALEAARRAGALLRDGRPADLGVAATKSSPIDVVTEMDIRAEKLITGYLSEHRPADGFLGEEGASAEGSSGIRWVIDPLDGTVNYLYGLPTWSVSIAAERDGERVVGVVEAPMRRETFHAVLGGGAYGNGEALRCRPTAPLDQSLVATGFNYVTGVRAHQAAVAQLLIPRLRDIRRGGSAAIELCDVAAGRLDGYYERGLHPWDVAAGDLIAREAGALTGGRPGRPADGDLTIAATPGVFEPLQALLEELGAWHD is encoded by the coding sequence GTGACCGACCCCCTCCTGACCGAACTGCTCGACCTCGCCCTTGAGGCGGCCCGCCGGGCCGGCGCGCTGCTGCGTGACGGCCGCCCCGCGGATCTCGGGGTGGCCGCGACGAAGTCCAGCCCGATCGACGTCGTCACCGAGATGGACATCCGGGCGGAGAAGCTGATCACCGGCTACCTCTCCGAGCACCGCCCCGCCGACGGGTTCCTCGGCGAGGAGGGCGCCAGCGCCGAGGGCAGCAGCGGTATCCGGTGGGTCATCGACCCGCTCGACGGCACGGTGAACTACCTCTACGGCCTCCCGACCTGGTCCGTCTCCATCGCCGCCGAGCGCGACGGCGAGCGGGTCGTCGGCGTGGTCGAGGCCCCGATGCGGCGTGAGACCTTCCACGCCGTGCTCGGCGGTGGCGCGTACGGGAACGGCGAGGCACTGCGCTGCCGGCCCACGGCGCCCCTCGACCAGTCCCTGGTGGCGACCGGCTTCAACTACGTCACCGGGGTGCGCGCCCACCAGGCGGCCGTCGCCCAGCTGCTGATCCCGAGGCTGCGGGACATCCGGCGCGGCGGATCCGCCGCCATCGAACTCTGCGACGTGGCGGCCGGCCGGCTCGACGGCTACTACGAGCGCGGCCTGCACCCGTGGGACGTCGCGGCGGGCGACCTCATCGCCAGGGAGGCCGGCGCCCTCACCGGGGGCAGGCCCGGACGCCCCGCGGACGGAGACCTGACGATCGCGGCGACCCCGGGGGTCTTCGAGCCGCTGCAGGCCCTTCTGGAGGAACTGGGAGCCTGGCACGACTGA
- a CDS encoding response regulator transcription factor, producing MRVLVVEDEQLLADAVATGLRREAMAVDVVYDGAAALERVGVNDYDVVVLDRDLPVVHGDDVCRKIVELGMPTRVLMLTASGDVSDRVEGLELGADDYLPKPFAFSELTARVRALGRRTTVALPPVLERAGIKLDPNRREVFRDEQEIQLAPKEFAVLEVLMRSEGAVVSAEQLLEKAWDENTDPFTNVVRVTVMTLRRKLGEPPVIVTVPGSGYRI from the coding sequence GTGCGCGTACTCGTCGTCGAGGACGAGCAGCTGCTCGCCGATGCGGTGGCCACCGGGCTGCGCCGGGAGGCCATGGCCGTCGACGTCGTCTACGACGGAGCGGCGGCTCTCGAGCGTGTCGGGGTCAACGACTACGACGTCGTCGTGCTGGACCGGGACCTCCCGGTGGTGCACGGGGACGACGTCTGCCGCAAGATCGTCGAACTCGGTATGCCCACCAGGGTGCTCATGCTCACCGCGTCGGGTGACGTCAGCGACCGGGTCGAGGGCCTGGAGCTGGGTGCGGACGACTACCTGCCCAAGCCCTTCGCCTTCAGCGAGCTGACGGCACGGGTGCGCGCCCTGGGGCGCCGCACCACGGTCGCGCTGCCGCCGGTCCTGGAGCGGGCCGGCATCAAGCTCGACCCCAACCGCCGTGAGGTCTTCCGGGACGAGCAGGAGATCCAGCTCGCTCCGAAGGAGTTCGCGGTCCTGGAGGTCCTGATGCGCAGCGAGGGCGCCGTCGTGTCGGCCGAGCAGCTGCTCGAGAAGGCGTGGGACGAGAACACCGACCCGTTCACCAACGTGGTGCGGGTGACCGTCATGACTCTGCGGCGCAAGCTCGGCGAGCCTCCGGTGATCGTCACCGTCCCCGGCTCCGGATACCGGATCTGA
- a CDS encoding sensor histidine kinase codes for MPASPAPVKAPPKPTWEPKAQESPYPWLRPTIRIRLTLLYGGMFLIAGILLLSIIYMLAAQALDVGSDLPFEVVNGQVTSEICDLPVKASPDDFNAALNVCANQQRDHALDDLLNRSLLALVGLSVIAFAFGYAMAGRVLSPLGRITRTARRVVGTDLTRRIELDGPDDELKELADTFDEMLDRLERAFTAQQRFVGNASHELRTPLAINRTLLEVHLSDPEAPPELHQLGKTLLATNERSEQLVEGLLLLARSDNQIIERKPVDLAEVADRAIDQTMAEAAAKGVEVRGERAQAVVQGNGVLLERIALNLVQNAVRYNVAEDGWVEVTTELQHGQALLVVTNTGPVVPAYEIDNLFEPFRRLRTERTGSDKGVGLGLSIARSVARAHGGRIIAEPREGGGLVMRVTLPV; via the coding sequence ATGCCGGCTTCCCCCGCGCCCGTGAAGGCGCCCCCGAAACCGACCTGGGAACCCAAGGCCCAGGAGTCCCCGTACCCCTGGCTGCGCCCGACCATCCGGATACGGCTCACGCTGCTGTACGGCGGCATGTTCCTGATCGCGGGCATCCTGTTGCTGTCGATCATCTACATGCTGGCGGCACAGGCCCTGGACGTGGGCAGCGACCTGCCGTTCGAGGTGGTGAACGGCCAGGTGACCAGCGAGATCTGCGACCTTCCGGTCAAGGCCAGCCCGGACGACTTCAACGCCGCTCTGAACGTTTGTGCCAATCAGCAGCGTGACCATGCGCTCGACGACCTGCTGAACCGCTCACTGCTCGCCCTGGTGGGTCTCAGCGTCATCGCCTTCGCCTTCGGTTACGCCATGGCCGGCCGCGTCCTGTCCCCGCTCGGCCGGATCACCCGCACCGCCCGCAGGGTGGTCGGCACGGACCTGACCCGGCGGATCGAGCTCGACGGACCGGACGACGAGCTCAAGGAGCTCGCGGACACCTTCGACGAGATGCTGGACCGGCTGGAGCGGGCCTTCACGGCCCAGCAGCGGTTCGTGGGCAACGCCTCGCACGAGCTGCGTACGCCCCTCGCGATCAACCGCACGCTGCTGGAGGTCCATCTCTCGGACCCCGAGGCCCCGCCGGAGCTCCACCAGCTGGGCAAGACGCTCCTGGCCACGAACGAGCGCAGCGAGCAACTGGTCGAGGGGCTGCTGCTGCTCGCCCGCAGCGACAACCAGATCATCGAACGCAAGCCCGTGGACCTCGCCGAGGTCGCCGACCGTGCCATCGACCAGACCATGGCGGAGGCGGCGGCGAAGGGGGTCGAGGTGCGCGGCGAGCGTGCCCAGGCCGTCGTCCAGGGCAACGGCGTCCTCCTGGAGCGCATCGCGCTCAACCTCGTGCAGAACGCCGTGCGCTACAACGTGGCGGAGGACGGCTGGGTGGAGGTCACCACCGAGCTCCAGCACGGGCAGGCTCTCCTGGTGGTCACGAACACGGGGCCCGTGGTGCCCGCCTACGAGATCGACAACCTCTTCGAGCCGTTCAGGCGGCTGCGCACCGAGCGCACCGGCAGCGACAAGGGCGTCGGACTCGGCCTGTCGATCGCGCGATCCGTCGCGCGGGCGCACGGAGGCCGTATCATCGCGGAGCCCCGCGAGGGCGGTGGTCTCGTGATGCGCGTCACCCTGCCTGTCTGA
- a CDS encoding DUF4193 domain-containing protein, with the protein MATDYDTPRKTDDDVDQDSLEELKARRSDKTASAVDVDEFDAAEGLELPGADLSNEELAVRVLPKQADEFTCMSCFLVHHRSQLAREKNGQPICRDCD; encoded by the coding sequence ATGGCAACGGATTACGACACCCCACGCAAGACCGACGACGACGTGGACCAGGACAGCCTCGAAGAGCTCAAGGCTCGTCGGAGCGACAAGACGGCGTCCGCCGTCGACGTGGACGAGTTCGACGCGGCAGAAGGACTGGAGCTGCCCGGCGCGGACCTGTCCAACGAAGAGCTCGCCGTGCGGGTTCTGCCCAAGCAGGCCGACGAGTTCACCTGCATGAGCTGCTTCCTCGTGCACCACAGGAGCCAGCTGGCGCGGGAGAAGAACGGCCAGCCCATCTGCCGCGACTGCGACTGA
- a CDS encoding DUF3093 domain-containing protein, translating to MQPSASPFDERLTAPRSWWLIAFGVGVACALMLLPLGALPMLGGLVAGTAAACAGVSSYGSARIRVVAGALVAGDARIPLEALGDAEVLDGEEARAWRSYKADPRAFMLLRSYVPTAVRVKVTDPADPTPYVYLSTREPQALVDALAPVAA from the coding sequence ATGCAGCCTTCCGCATCTCCCTTCGACGAACGTCTCACCGCACCCCGCTCGTGGTGGCTCATCGCCTTCGGGGTCGGTGTCGCCTGTGCGCTGATGCTCCTGCCGCTCGGCGCCCTGCCCATGCTCGGTGGCCTGGTCGCCGGTACGGCCGCGGCCTGTGCGGGCGTCAGCTCGTACGGGTCCGCGCGCATCCGGGTCGTGGCGGGCGCCCTCGTCGCGGGCGATGCCCGGATCCCCCTGGAGGCGCTCGGCGACGCCGAGGTGCTGGACGGGGAGGAGGCGCGCGCCTGGCGCTCGTACAAGGCGGATCCCCGCGCGTTCATGCTGCTGCGCAGCTACGTCCCGACGGCGGTGCGGGTGAAGGTCACGGATCCGGCCGACCCGACGCCGTACGTCTATCTGTCGACCCGGGAGCCGCAGGCCCTGGTGGACGCCCTCGCGCCGGTAGCCGCCTGA
- a CDS encoding PaaI family thioesterase, which yields MSGTSARLTPPAGAVKPVRHPDAPAPGEILGSHYEHCFGCGGGQPHGLHLRATAGEGVSVTAEFTVKPAHQGAPGLAHGGVLATAMDETLGALSWLLRVIAVTGRLETDYVLPVPVDTVLFLEAEVTAVHGRKIYCRATGRTGSPEGPVAVRAEALFIEVKVDHFIDNGRPEEIQAAMSDPDQVRRARAFEVNP from the coding sequence GTGAGTGGAACATCTGCACGTCTGACACCCCCGGCCGGCGCGGTGAAGCCGGTCCGTCATCCCGACGCCCCCGCGCCCGGAGAGATCCTCGGCTCCCACTACGAACACTGTTTCGGCTGTGGTGGCGGACAGCCGCACGGACTGCACCTCCGGGCGACGGCCGGAGAAGGTGTGAGCGTCACCGCCGAATTCACGGTGAAGCCCGCCCATCAGGGCGCTCCGGGGCTGGCGCACGGCGGTGTCCTGGCCACGGCGATGGACGAGACGCTCGGAGCGCTGAGCTGGCTGCTCCGGGTCATCGCGGTGACCGGACGGCTGGAGACCGACTACGTCCTGCCGGTGCCGGTCGACACGGTGCTCTTCCTGGAGGCCGAGGTCACCGCCGTGCACGGCCGGAAGATCTACTGCCGCGCGACGGGCCGGACCGGGAGCCCCGAGGGGCCCGTCGCGGTCCGTGCGGAAGCCCTCTTCATCGAGGTCAAGGTGGACCACTTCATCGACAACGGGCGGCCGGAGGAGATCCAGGCGGCCATGTCCGACCCGGACCAGGTGCGGCGGGCCCGCGCCTTCGAGGTGAACCCCTGA
- the dut gene encoding dUTP diphosphatase produces MRHPVDVLIRRVDPEVPLPGYGHPGDAGADLVTTEAAELAPGERAVLPTGVSIALPDGYAAFVHPRSGLAARCGVALVNAPGTVDAGYRGEIKVIVVNLDPRETVRFERFDRIAQLVVQQVEKVRFHEVTELPGSARAEGGFGSTGGHAAVDGVTGGNTQGGNSYASVVSDREGR; encoded by the coding sequence ATGCGGCACCCCGTCGACGTACTCATCCGCCGGGTCGACCCGGAGGTGCCCCTTCCCGGCTACGGGCACCCCGGTGACGCGGGCGCCGATCTGGTCACCACCGAGGCCGCGGAACTCGCCCCTGGCGAGCGTGCCGTTCTCCCCACCGGGGTGTCGATCGCGCTGCCCGACGGCTACGCCGCCTTCGTGCACCCCCGCTCGGGCCTCGCTGCCCGCTGCGGAGTGGCTCTCGTGAACGCCCCAGGGACGGTCGATGCCGGGTACCGTGGGGAGATCAAGGTCATCGTGGTCAATCTCGACCCACGCGAGACCGTGAGGTTCGAACGGTTCGACCGGATTGCCCAACTGGTCGTCCAGCAGGTCGAGAAGGTGCGCTTCCACGAGGTGACGGAGCTCCCCGGCTCGGCGCGGGCCGAGGGGGGCTTCGGATCCACCGGCGGTCACGCCGCGGTGGACGGCGTCACGGGCGGTAACACCCAGGGTGGGAACAGCTACGCTTCGGTCGTATCCGACCGGGAAGGACGTTGA
- a CDS encoding DUF3710 domain-containing protein has product MFGRRKNSGSAKDTADEAREAEQVADELDDTGAESGSRRTNLPPAPRPDGPWDISEVSQPGEGRVDLGGIFVPGVEGMELRVEVAGDAIVAATVVLRDSAVQLQAFAAPKKEGIWGEVREEIASGITQQGGVIDEVEGPLGWELRAQVPVQLPDGKTGVQLVRFVGIDGPRWFLRGVISGQGAVQPEAAGLLETIFRDTVVVRGDGPMAPRDPIVLKLPNDAQMVPEGVQQEDQESSKFSGGMGQLQRGPEITEVR; this is encoded by the coding sequence GTGTTCGGACGTCGCAAGAACAGTGGTTCCGCCAAGGACACGGCGGACGAAGCGCGCGAGGCCGAGCAGGTCGCCGACGAGCTCGACGACACCGGGGCCGAGAGCGGCTCGCGCCGCACGAACCTTCCGCCTGCCCCCCGCCCCGACGGGCCGTGGGACATCTCCGAGGTGTCCCAGCCCGGGGAGGGCCGGGTGGACCTGGGCGGCATCTTCGTGCCCGGGGTCGAGGGCATGGAGCTCCGGGTGGAGGTCGCCGGTGACGCGATCGTCGCGGCCACCGTCGTGCTGCGCGACAGCGCGGTCCAGCTGCAGGCCTTCGCCGCCCCCAAGAAGGAGGGCATCTGGGGCGAGGTGCGCGAGGAGATCGCTTCCGGCATCACCCAGCAGGGCGGGGTCATCGACGAGGTCGAGGGCCCGCTGGGCTGGGAACTGCGCGCCCAGGTCCCCGTACAGCTCCCGGACGGGAAGACCGGTGTGCAACTGGTGCGCTTCGTCGGCATCGACGGACCGCGCTGGTTCCTGCGTGGAGTGATCTCCGGCCAGGGCGCCGTGCAGCCGGAGGCCGCCGGGCTGCTGGAGACGATCTTCCGGGACACCGTCGTCGTCCGTGGTGACGGCCCGATGGCCCCGCGTGACCCGATCGTCCTCAAGCTCCCCAACGACGCCCAGATGGTGCCCGAGGGCGTGCAGCAGGAGGACCAGGAGAGCTCGAAGTTCTCCGGTGGCATGGGCCAGCTCCAGCGTGGGCCCGAGATCACCGAGGTGCGCTGA
- a CDS encoding ABC transporter ATP-binding protein, which produces MTRSTDGRTGTVLAGSPADGPMVRIEDLHRSYGSGAAAVHALRGVSFQIPRGELVALKGRSGSGKTTLLNLVGGLDTPDSGRITVGGTDLSGLGEDGLLELRRDRIGFIFQSFGLIPILTAAENVGVPMRLRKTDPHEREERVALLLSLVGLGDHAQQRPGELSGGQQQRVAIARALANRPALLIADEPTGQLDAETGLAVMQLLRAVVRSEGVTVLVATHDPQLLGFADRVLELSDGHIVEHA; this is translated from the coding sequence ATGACACGGAGCACCGACGGACGGACCGGCACGGTCCTGGCCGGGAGTCCGGCCGACGGCCCCATGGTGCGTATCGAGGACCTGCACCGCTCGTACGGGTCCGGCGCGGCGGCCGTGCACGCCCTGCGGGGGGTCTCCTTCCAGATCCCGCGCGGAGAGCTCGTCGCCCTCAAGGGCCGCTCGGGGTCGGGCAAGACCACCCTGCTCAATCTCGTCGGCGGCCTCGACACACCCGACAGCGGGCGGATCACCGTCGGCGGCACCGACCTCTCCGGGCTCGGCGAGGACGGGCTGCTGGAGCTGCGCAGGGACCGGATCGGCTTCATCTTCCAGTCGTTCGGCCTGATCCCGATCCTGACCGCGGCGGAGAACGTCGGCGTGCCCATGCGCCTGCGGAAGACCGACCCGCACGAACGCGAGGAGCGAGTGGCACTGCTGCTCTCCCTGGTGGGCCTCGGCGACCACGCCCAGCAGCGTCCAGGGGAGCTCTCCGGCGGCCAGCAGCAGCGCGTCGCCATCGCCCGCGCCCTCGCCAACCGCCCCGCCCTCCTGATCGCCGACGAGCCCACCGGGCAGCTCGACGCGGAGACCGGACTCGCGGTCATGCAGCTGCTGCGGGCCGTCGTGCGCAGCGAGGGCGTCACCGTCCTCGTCGCCACCCACGATCCCCAGCTGCTCGGCTTCGCCGACCGGGTCCTCGAGCTCAGCGACGGGCACATCGTCGAGCACGCCTGA